The Couchioplanes caeruleus sequence CAGCGCGTCGGCCAGGTGGTGCAGCAGGGCCGCCCGGTTGGGCAGCTCGGTGAGGGCATCCGTCCGGGCCTGCTGGGTGAGCTCCTGCTCGGCCGCCTTGGCGGCGGTCACGTCGTGCAGGTGGGCCACGAACGCGCCGCTGTCGGCGAGCGCGGCCATGCGGACGTGCACCCAGCGGCTCGAGCCGTCGGCCCGCCGGAAGCGCACGTCGCCGCGGCAGGAGTCGACCGTCTTGTGGGCCAGGTCGCGGAAGGCGCCGCGGGCAAGCTGCCGGTCCGTCACGTCGACCCAGTGCCAGTACGTCTTGCCGACGATCTCCTCGGCCGGTATGGCGAGCAGCTCCTCCAGCGCCGGGTTCGCCTCCGTGACCGCACCCTGGCCGTCGAGGATCGCCATGCCGGTGGGCGCGTGCCGGAACGCCGCGTGGAAGCGCTCCTGAGCCGCCGCCAGCTCGGCCTCCGCGCGCTTGCGGGCGGTGATGTCGCGGGCGACGATGAGCGCCGCCGGGCGCCCGTCGAACTCCAGCGGGGTGCCCGCCGCCTCGATGTCGATCACCCTGCCGTCGAGGCTGACCAGCTTCTCCTCGACGTACTGCAACGGTTCACCGTCGGCGGTCAGCGAGCGCATCCGCTCGGTTCCCGGGCTCCGGTAGTCCGGGTGCATGAATTCGATCGCCGGACGATCCTGCAGGTCCTGCACGGTACGGGCACCCATCGACGCGAGCCCGCGGGCGTTCGCGAAGACGTGGTACCCATCACAGATCACGAAGATGATGTCCGGGGACAGTTCGACCAACGCCTGGAACCCCGCGTCACCCGCGCCGCCCAGGGCCGGGATCGCCCGCCCGTCATTCTCGCTCATGCACCACCCGCTCGATCGTTGCTGCAAGCTCACCGATCGGCGCGCGCCCGGCCGTCCTGAGCCCGCCTCGGGAGCGATCGGGGTCCCATCGCGGTCGGGGACGGGCGCGGGAGGCTGCACGCAGGGCTACCGCTCGGTAACAGACGTGAGTAGCGTGTCGCCTAGCGAGCCGTACCGGGTCGAAGGGGAAAACCGTGACCACGACGCAGCGCA is a genomic window containing:
- a CDS encoding GGDEF domain-containing protein; the protein is MSENDGRAIPALGGAGDAGFQALVELSPDIIFVICDGYHVFANARGLASMGARTVQDLQDRPAIEFMHPDYRSPGTERMRSLTADGEPLQYVEEKLVSLDGRVIDIEAAGTPLEFDGRPAALIVARDITARKRAEAELAAAQERFHAAFRHAPTGMAILDGQGAVTEANPALEELLAIPAEEIVGKTYWHWVDVTDRQLARGAFRDLAHKTVDSCRGDVRFRRADGSSRWVHVRMAALADSGAFVAHLHDVTAAKAAEQELTQQARTDALTELPNRAALLHHLADALAMRMTQVAVLFLDLDGFKQINDEFGHAAGDELLRMMGRRLRGAIRTEDMMGRLGGDEFVAILTGPDCEQRARGMAARIRGVVRQPVLLGCGVVCVGASVGVAVGNGMDYEAKDLLAAADTAMYRAKTARYAAATPATAGTAR